The DNA sequence CGAAATCATCGCCTTCATAATCGCCATTGTCTTCCGGACGGCGGTAGCGCTGCTGCTGCTCCTCCTGCCGGGCGCGATTGTCGGCGAGCACGCGGAAATAATGATCGGCAAACTGCAGATAATATTCCGCATTCACCCGGTCGCCCGCCATCTGGGCGTCACGAGCCATATTCTTGTATTTTTCCAGAAGCTGGACCGCGTTGCCGCGTGCGCGGCTATCAATCCGGTTGCCGCTATCGCCACCGCCCCGGTTACCGCCGCTGGGACGTCCGTTATTGTTGTTCCGGCCGCGATTCCGGCGACCGGCCTGCCTGTTGTTGATCAAGAGCTGGTCCTTGCGTTCACTTTGCCATCATTCACTGAAAACATCGTTCAGTCGCTATCCTAAAACGCCGCCTGCTTATCAGGCCGGGTAGGGCTCCGCCGGACAGGGGCTGCGCGACAGCCCTTGCCCTTACGCTGCCAGAGGCGCCTGCGCAGCAGCGCCATCGTGACTTTGAAGGAGCGGGTAAACGGCCTTTTCTTAGCTAAGCCCCACGGGGCAGATCCTCAGGATAATGCCGTCCCTGCTCCTCATGTAGTGTCTTTGGCGGGATAAACCAAGCGAATTTCACTTGCGCCCGAGCAATTCCGGCGCGTTCGGTTCGTCGACTGATCATCACGAGGATCGGGCACGCTCAAAGCTGTGGAGAAGGAGTAGCGACCAGGCAACGGTCATGTCCCGCCATGTCTTTGCGCGTGACCACGCCAAGTCCCTGATCATGAAGCAGGGCGGAGACGCTTTCTCGCTGATCATGGCCGATCTCGATGGCCGCTACGCCGCCCTTTGCCAACAGTCGCGCGATCATGGGCGCGATACGCCGATAATCGTCCAGCCCGTCGGCACCGGCAAAGAGGGCGCTTGAAGGTTCATGCAACACATCGCCCGCAAGCTCGGCATCGCTTTCAATATAGGGCGGGTTAGCCAGGATGAGGTCGAACCGTTCCACCATTCCCTCCGCCCAATCGCCCCGCTGAAAGGATGCGCGCCCGGCAAGCCCCAGATGTTCGGCATTGGTTCGGGCAACCGCGAGGGCGGGGGCGGAGCTGTCTACACCGATGCCCGTCGCCTGCGGCCAATGATCCAAGGCCGCGAGCAGCAGCGCGCCCGATCCGGTGCCAAGGTCCAGGATTCGTGCCGGTGCGCGCCCCTGGAAATGATCAATCGCAGCCTCGATCAACGTTTCCGTGTCCGGACGCGGGATCAGGACATCGGGCGTCACCCGCAGGCTGATCGTCCAGAAATCACGCACGCCGGTGATGTAGGCGATGGGTTCGCCTTTAATCCGTCGATCGATCAGCGCGTCAAAGCCGGAAGGCACCGTGAGGTCTTGCTGGCGAAGCAGCAACTCGTTGCGGGTGATGCCCAGCGCGTGGGCGAGGAGCAGTTCCGCGTCGAGACGCGCTGTATCGCTGACATTTTGAAGCCGGGTAGCCGCATCGCGAAGCGCCTGGGCAATGCTCACCCGATGCCGTCCAGCTGGGCGAGGCGCGCGGCCTCATCCTCGGCGATCAACGCGTCGATGATTTCAGCGAGCCCCGGCCCTTCCAGTATTTCAGGCAGCCGGTGCAAGGTCAGGTTGATGCGGTGATCCGTCACGCGGCCCTGCGGGAAATTATAGGTGCGAATGCGTTCAGACCTGTCGCCCGACCCGACCATCGCCTTGCGCGCGCCCGCCTGCTCGCTTTGCGTGCGTTCCCTTTCCGCTTCATAAAGCCGGGCGCGGAGAACCTGCATGGCCTTGGCCTTGTTCTTGTGCTGCGATCGTTCGTCCTGCTGCGTCACCACGATGCCGCTCGGCAAGTGCGTGATCCGGACGGCGCTGTCGGTCGTGTTCACATGCTGCCCGCCTGCGCCCGATGCCCGGTAGATGTCGATCTTGAGGTCGCTGTCGGCAATCTGCACATCAACCTCTTCCGGTTCCGGCAGAACCGCGACGGTCGCGGCAGAGGTATGGATACGCCCGCCGCTTTCGGTGACAGGCACGCGCTGCACGCGATGGACGCCGCTTTCGAACTTGAGCTTGGCAAAGACGCCGATGCCGGTGATGCTGGCAACGACTTCCTTGAAGCCGCCGACTTCGGCGGCATTGGCGGAGATCATCTCCATCTTCCAACCCTGTGCATCGGCGTAGCGCTGATACATGCGGAAAAGGTCACCGGCGAAGAGCGCGGCCTCGTCCCCACCCGTTCCAGCGCGGATTTCCAGCATGGCCGGACGCGCATCGGCCGCGTCGCGGGGCAGCAGTTGCAGGGCGAGCGCCCGTTCGGCGCACGGCAGCTGACTCTTGATCAGCTGCATTTCCTCCTGCGCCATCTCGCGCATCGCGGCATCCGCCTCGGCACCATCGCCGCCCGCCATATATTCGAGCGCCTGAAGCTCCTGCCGAAGCCGCCGCACCTCATGCGCGGCGCGGGCTACCGGCTCGATCTCCGCATATTCCTTGGACAGCCGCACGAACTCCTCGGGCGCGAGGTCCGCGCGCGTCATCGACGCCTGCACCTCGTCCCGGCGCGCTTCGATCTGCGCGATGCGTTCGGCGGAAATTTGCATTAGAGAGCCGTCAGCTTCCCGACTAGATCGGCCAGCGGCACGGCCTGCTGTTCACCCGAACGCAGATCGCGCAGACCCGCTTCGCCCCGAGTCAGTTCATCGTCGCCGATGATGACCGCCCATGCGGCGCCCGAAGCATTGGCTCGCTGCATCCGCTTCTTCATATTCCCCCGAAAACCCATGTCGCACATAATCCCGGCGCGGCGAAGATCAGCGACCAGGCCCATCGCCTTCGCTTCTGCCGCCTCGCCCAGCGGGATCATGACCACTGCGGGCGCGAAAGGTTCCGGCGCATCGATCAGCATCGCGAGCCTCTCGATCCCCGCAGCCCAGCCGACGGCCGGGGTCGAGGGACCACCGAGATTTTCGATCAGCCCGTCATAGCGGCCTCCGCCCAAGACGGTGCCCTGTGCGCCCAGCCGATCGGTGATGAATTCGAAAGCGGTGTGACGGTAATAATCGAGGCCGCGTACCAGACGCGCATCGCGTTCCCACGCCACGCCTGCCGCATCGAGGCCCGCCGTCACCTTGCCGAAGAAGGCGCGCGCTTCTTCGGTCAGGTAGGCGTCGATATCCGGCGCGCTATCCGCCACCGGCCGGTCGCGCGGATCCTTGCTGTCGAGGATGCGCAGCGGATTACGATGCAGTCGGTCGAGACTGTCCTCCGACAGCTGATCGCGATGCGCCTCGAAATGGGCGACCAGCGCGGCGCGCCACGCGTCACGGCTGGCCGCATCCCCCAGCGTATTGAGGTTCAGCGTGACGCCTTCGGATACGCCAAGCTCGCGCAGCAACTGGTCGGCAAAGACCAGCAGTTCAATATCCGCGCCCGGCTCGCCCGCGCCGATAATCTCTGCGTCCAGCTGGTGGAACTGGCGGAAACGGCCCTTTTGGGGGCG is a window from the Sphingobium sp. Cam5-1 genome containing:
- the prmC gene encoding peptide chain release factor N(5)-glutamine methyltransferase, with product MSIAQALRDAATRLQNVSDTARLDAELLLAHALGITRNELLLRQQDLTVPSGFDALIDRRIKGEPIAYITGVRDFWTISLRVTPDVLIPRPDTETLIEAAIDHFQGRAPARILDLGTGSGALLLAALDHWPQATGIGVDSSAPALAVARTNAEHLGLAGRASFQRGDWAEGMVERFDLILANPPYIESDAELAGDVLHEPSSALFAGADGLDDYRRIAPMIARLLAKGGVAAIEIGHDQRESVSALLHDQGLGVVTRKDMAGHDRCLVATPSPQL
- the prfA gene encoding peptide chain release factor 1, with amino-acid sequence MQISAERIAQIEARRDEVQASMTRADLAPEEFVRLSKEYAEIEPVARAAHEVRRLRQELQALEYMAGGDGAEADAAMREMAQEEMQLIKSQLPCAERALALQLLPRDAADARPAMLEIRAGTGGDEAALFAGDLFRMYQRYADAQGWKMEMISANAAEVGGFKEVVASITGIGVFAKLKFESGVHRVQRVPVTESGGRIHTSAATVAVLPEPEEVDVQIADSDLKIDIYRASGAGGQHVNTTDSAVRITHLPSGIVVTQQDERSQHKNKAKAMQVLRARLYEAERERTQSEQAGARKAMVGSGDRSERIRTYNFPQGRVTDHRINLTLHRLPEILEGPGLAEIIDALIAEDEAARLAQLDGIG
- the hisS gene encoding histidine--tRNA ligase, giving the protein MAKIETPRPVRGTQDMLGGTAEAFQERFAHVVATFDRVRRLYGFHRVEVPVFEATAVFARSLGESTDVVSKEMYTFDDRGGDSITLRPEFTAGIARAYITEGWQQYSPLKVATHGPLFRYERPQKGRFRQFHQLDAEIIGAGEPGADIELLVFADQLLRELGVSEGVTLNLNTLGDAASRDAWRAALVAHFEAHRDQLSEDSLDRLHRNPLRILDSKDPRDRPVADSAPDIDAYLTEEARAFFGKVTAGLDAAGVAWERDARLVRGLDYYRHTAFEFITDRLGAQGTVLGGGRYDGLIENLGGPSTPAVGWAAGIERLAMLIDAPEPFAPAVVMIPLGEAAEAKAMGLVADLRRAGIMCDMGFRGNMKKRMQRANASGAAWAVIIGDDELTRGEAGLRDLRSGEQQAVPLADLVGKLTAL